The Platichthys flesus chromosome 10, fPlaFle2.1, whole genome shotgun sequence genome includes a window with the following:
- the atxn3 gene encoding ataxin-3 — MDSIFHEKQEGSLCAQHCLNNLLQGEYFTPVDLSSIAHQLDEEERMRMAEGGMASEEYRTFLQQPSGNMDDSGFFSIQVISNALSVWGLELILFNSREYQSLLINPINENAFICNYKEHWFTVRKLGQQWFNLNSLLTGPELISDTYLALFLAQLQQEGYSIFVIRGNLPECEADQILRIMRVQQQQRPRLIGEDEAQTSAGRPAAVGQAEMNFGVEDEVVDEDDELKRALALSRQDIDVEDEEADLRRAIQLSMQGAVMSNTSPECEVGAVKLGSQAAGSSAGGQRVGQSDALTAEELRKRRQAYFDRQQQQAQPNNPQQPDINSVGGSGSVNTGSEEDQQQKLGQ; from the exons ATGGATTCCATATTTCATGAGAAA CAAGAGGGCTCTCTGTGCGCCCAGCACTGCCTCAACAACCTCCTGCAGGGTGAGTATTTCACTCCTGTGGACCTGTCCTCCATCGCTCACCAGCtcgatgaagaggagaggatgaggatggcCGAGGGAGGTATGGCCAGCGAGGAGTACAGGACGTTCTTACAG CAACCATCTGGGAACATGGATGACAGTGGGTTCTTTTCAATACAA GTTATTAGCAATGCCCTGAGTGTGTGGGGCTTGGAGCTGATCCTCTTCAACAGCCGGGAGTACCAGAGCTTGTTGATAAATCCAAT AAACGAGAATGCCTTTATTTGCAACTACAAGGAGCACTGGTTTACTGTACGCAAACTAGGACAACAG TGGTTTAACCTGAATTCATTGTTGACTGGACCAGAGCTGATATCAGACACCTATCTAGCCCTTTTCCTTGCACAGCTACAACAAGAAG gttaTTCCATATTTGTGATTCGAGGAAACCTCCCTGAGTGTGAGGCAGATCAGATCCTTCGGATCATgagagtgcagcagcagcagcggcccAGGCTCATTGGAGAGGACGAGGCCCAGACAAGTGCAGG CAGGCCAGCAGCTGTGGGCCAGGCAGAGATGAACTTTGGTGTGGAGGATGAGGTTGTGGATGAAGATGACGAACTGAAGAGAGCCCTGGCACTTAGCAGACAGGACATAGATGTAGAAGATGAGGAGGCTGATCTTCGCAGGGCCATACAGCTCAGCATGCAAG GAGCAGTGATGAGCAACACATCTCCAGAGTGTGAAGTGGGAGCTGTGAAATTAGGCAGTCAGGCAGCAGGGAGTTCTGCAGGAGGTCAAAGAGTAGGCCAAAGCGATGCTCTCACAGCCGAGgaactgaggaagaggagacaagcCTACTTTGATCG GCAGCAGCAACAAGCTCAGCCGAACAATCCTCAACAACCAGACATAAACTCAGTAGGTGGCTCAG GATCTGTCAACACTGGCTCTGAGGAGGACCAACAACAAAAGCTCGGACAGTGA
- the serpina10b gene encoding protein Z-dependent protease inhibitor isoform X1, translated as MVVPSNLPRLGIMALDKMKMGLICILSYMCFLIPLHQAQLPSATISDLSFKNMDFAMKLYRKISSYNDKNIFFSPLSISTSFSALLMASDGVTREELLKGLNLEQLETANQPELIPRLFQLLHENITQNGSLKLEEGLALFVHQHFEVAKNFENQIKTFFDADIKTVDFTDQEASVKFINEYVKKKTEGNVTEIISSLDAQTQLMLINTIFFRGAWELPFDPSDTQSYSFFIDNYNIVQVPTMFRLDKFYMTDDIPLGAKVLKLPYKNGVSMLILLPNKGVDYTVIDDQITARRFLKWVRKLQKTKLEVSMPKFKMEQSYSLHHILPDMGMPSIFSNSANLTRLSKDDPIKVSEVLHKAVIDVDETGTTAAAATATGITGHSLPQTFTINRPFFFFIYHEDTNTLLFMGRVIDPTKN; from the exons ATG GTTGTTCCTTCAAACCTTCCTAGACTTGGCATTATGGCTTTAGACAAAATGAAGATGGGGTTGATTTGTATTCTATCCTACATGTGCTTCCTCATTCCTCTCCACCAAGCACAACTTCCAAGTGCCACCATCTCAGATCTTTCTTTCAAAAACATGGACTTTGCCATGAAGCTTTACAGAAAAATATCCAGTTACAACGACAAGAACATATTTTTCTCCCCCCTGAGCATCTCGACCAGTTTCAGCGCTCTCTTGATGGCTTCTGACGGCGTCACCCGCGAGGAGTTGCTCAAGGGTCTCAACCTGGAGCAGCTCGAGACGGCTAACCAGCCAGAACTCATCCCGAGACTTTTCCAGCTCCTTCACGAGAACATCACACAGAACGGATCGCTGAAACTGGAAGAAGGCCTGGCCCTCTTCGTTCACCAGCATTTTGAGGTGGCAAAGAATTTTGAAAACCAGATCAAGACGTTTTTTGATGCTGACATTAAAACTGTAGATTTCACAGACCAAGAGGCAAGTGTCAAGTTCATCAATGAATACGTCAAGAAAAAGACTGAGGGCAACGTGACAGAGATTATATCAAGCCTGGACGCACAGACCCAGCTCATGTTAATCAACACAATTTTCTTCCGGG GAGCCTGGGAGTTGCCATTCGACCCCAGTGACACTCAAAGTTATTCCTTCTTCATCGATAACTATAACATTGTGCAAGTGCCCACGATGTTCCGATTGGATAAGTTCTATATGACAGACGACATCCCACTCGGAGCCAAAGTGCTGAAGCTGCCATACAAGAACGGTGTCTCCATGCTCATCCTGCTACCCAACAAAGGCGTCGACTACACTGTAATCGATGATCAGATCACTGCTCGCAGGTTCCTCAAGTGGGTCAGAAAACTGCAAAAAAC CAAACTGGAGGTCAGCATGCCCAAATTCAAGATGGAGCAGTCGTATTCCCTGCACCACATCCTACCAGACATGGGCATGCCCAGTATCTTCAGTAATTCAGCTAATTTGACCAGGCTGAGTAAGGATGATCCCATCAAAGTGTCAGAG GTGCTGCACAAGGCTGTGATTGACGTGGATGAAACTGGGACCACGGCAGCAGCTGCCACAGCCACCGGCATTACCGGGCATTCCTTACCCCAGACATTCACTATCAACAGgccatttttcttcttcatatATCATGAGGACACAAACACTCTGCTGTTCATGGGTCGGGTGATTGACCCCACCAAAAACTAG
- the serpina10b gene encoding protein Z-dependent protease inhibitor isoform X2 has protein sequence MALDKMKMGLICILSYMCFLIPLHQAQLPSATISDLSFKNMDFAMKLYRKISSYNDKNIFFSPLSISTSFSALLMASDGVTREELLKGLNLEQLETANQPELIPRLFQLLHENITQNGSLKLEEGLALFVHQHFEVAKNFENQIKTFFDADIKTVDFTDQEASVKFINEYVKKKTEGNVTEIISSLDAQTQLMLINTIFFRGAWELPFDPSDTQSYSFFIDNYNIVQVPTMFRLDKFYMTDDIPLGAKVLKLPYKNGVSMLILLPNKGVDYTVIDDQITARRFLKWVRKLQKTKLEVSMPKFKMEQSYSLHHILPDMGMPSIFSNSANLTRLSKDDPIKVSEVLHKAVIDVDETGTTAAAATATGITGHSLPQTFTINRPFFFFIYHEDTNTLLFMGRVIDPTKN, from the exons ATGGCTTTAGACAAAATGAAGATGGGGTTGATTTGTATTCTATCCTACATGTGCTTCCTCATTCCTCTCCACCAAGCACAACTTCCAAGTGCCACCATCTCAGATCTTTCTTTCAAAAACATGGACTTTGCCATGAAGCTTTACAGAAAAATATCCAGTTACAACGACAAGAACATATTTTTCTCCCCCCTGAGCATCTCGACCAGTTTCAGCGCTCTCTTGATGGCTTCTGACGGCGTCACCCGCGAGGAGTTGCTCAAGGGTCTCAACCTGGAGCAGCTCGAGACGGCTAACCAGCCAGAACTCATCCCGAGACTTTTCCAGCTCCTTCACGAGAACATCACACAGAACGGATCGCTGAAACTGGAAGAAGGCCTGGCCCTCTTCGTTCACCAGCATTTTGAGGTGGCAAAGAATTTTGAAAACCAGATCAAGACGTTTTTTGATGCTGACATTAAAACTGTAGATTTCACAGACCAAGAGGCAAGTGTCAAGTTCATCAATGAATACGTCAAGAAAAAGACTGAGGGCAACGTGACAGAGATTATATCAAGCCTGGACGCACAGACCCAGCTCATGTTAATCAACACAATTTTCTTCCGGG GAGCCTGGGAGTTGCCATTCGACCCCAGTGACACTCAAAGTTATTCCTTCTTCATCGATAACTATAACATTGTGCAAGTGCCCACGATGTTCCGATTGGATAAGTTCTATATGACAGACGACATCCCACTCGGAGCCAAAGTGCTGAAGCTGCCATACAAGAACGGTGTCTCCATGCTCATCCTGCTACCCAACAAAGGCGTCGACTACACTGTAATCGATGATCAGATCACTGCTCGCAGGTTCCTCAAGTGGGTCAGAAAACTGCAAAAAAC CAAACTGGAGGTCAGCATGCCCAAATTCAAGATGGAGCAGTCGTATTCCCTGCACCACATCCTACCAGACATGGGCATGCCCAGTATCTTCAGTAATTCAGCTAATTTGACCAGGCTGAGTAAGGATGATCCCATCAAAGTGTCAGAG GTGCTGCACAAGGCTGTGATTGACGTGGATGAAACTGGGACCACGGCAGCAGCTGCCACAGCCACCGGCATTACCGGGCATTCCTTACCCCAGACATTCACTATCAACAGgccatttttcttcttcatatATCATGAGGACACAAACACTCTGCTGTTCATGGGTCGGGTGATTGACCCCACCAAAAACTAG